A portion of the Gadus macrocephalus chromosome 10, ASM3116895v1 genome contains these proteins:
- the zdhhc24 gene encoding probable palmitoyltransferase ZDHHC24 has product MASFASNTYSRVERVCRHMPVVLNTFLVFSITGEVSYLVLVEAPLEADRTRTEWISCWKLIHLLAQYFMLGNICWNASLFVKTSPTIKGVFLGGEGMAQGWRYCYTCESHTPPRCSHCYDCRACVLRRDHHCVFFGQCVGFLNYRYFLCCLLFMWAGLLYAVVMNVEVFMVILKEGVTPHSVLLLLVPWIMLVSGQVSPRAFAFAFIADTCVVGLLLVSAFLFFHVLLLLRGQTTREWYSSRRPYSQGPFGNLRHGLGARWFLCWLCPLIPSPLPGDGIHFQVTGSLEPAVAAR; this is encoded by the exons ATGGCCAGCTTTGCCAGTAACACGTATTCTCGAGTGGAGAGAGTATGCCGACACATGCCCGTGGTCCTGAACACCTTCCTGGTCTTCTCCATCACGGGGGAGGTGAGCTACCTGGTCCTGGTCGAGGCGCCCCTGGAGGCGGACCGGACCCGGACGGAATGGATCAGCTGCTGGAAGCTGATCCATTTGTTGGCGCAGTACTTCATGCTGGGCAATATCTGCTGGAACGCCTCGCTCTTTGTGAAGACTAGCCCGACAATCAAAGGTGTCTTTCTGGGAGGAGAGGGCATGGCCCAGGGATGGAG gtACTGCTACACCTGTGAGAGCCACACCCCCCCGCGCTGCTCCCACTGCTACGActgccgtgcgtgcgtgctgcgCCGTGACCACCACTGCGTGTTCTTCGGCCAGTGCGTGGGCTTCCTGAACTACCGCTACTTCCTGTGCTGCCTGCTCTTCatgtgggcggggcttctgTACGCGGTGGTGATGAACGTGGAGGTGTTCATGGTCATCCTGAAGGAGGGAGTGACGCCCCacagtgtgctgctgctgctggtgcccTGGATCATGCtggtctcag GCCAGGTGTCTCCGCGCGCCTTCGCCTTTGCCTTCATCGCTGACACCTGTGTGGTGGGCCTGCTGCTGGTGTcggccttcctcttcttccacgtgctgctgctgctgcggggcCAGACCACACGGGAGTGGTACTCGTCGCGGCGACCCTACAGCCAGGGCCCATTTGGGAACCTCCGCCACGGCCTGGGGGCCCGCTGGTTCCTCTGCTGGCTCTGCCCGCTCATCCCTTCGCCGCTGCCTGGGGACGGCATCCACTTCCAGGTCACGGGGTCGCTGGAGCCCGCCGTGGCGGCGCGCTAG
- the LOC132466503 gene encoding nucleoprotein TPR, with protein sequence MAAQKENRLSPWRVNLTRDALDHFKRGREEDLRKSENRRMQLHCDVLKLQREQHLRAMRLQRRCQELTEREGRARRRNQQLLQDFQRAEATLGEMVAHTATMNTLRLEYQRYLEENSPRWHQQLKDHTQRAEKKRLEALLKDLLKREEEHVTASFTRERFSPPRENTHWPQRATSEPEAFCRAHGRPDAFVPLTMPSSSWLTQAHTSHDALCFPSPTVFPPPRPSPVHHQTSPQTGPPPRGAPQTNGTPPSVSSEVGSPPGLQAPGAPGALAGPSGWGRVLGGGAEAGGGGEPDAETWGENRKGGGKSSPQELDIKPVRLSSAHGDSSDGSRDSGDGRSQGERRRRKKEGRQPSSSDRKSSSQESAGASRSDSEVFITPTTTRGQRTNRGPYSGTPSETESRRGGMSVCERRAEKKTQSDPDQSGSHQEKSCRTLRVKSQSAAGESSSHTTEDEDPTDQSEGSRKERGQQKDSVSVKEKSRRDLTTDAQRTGEEAADVQGDQGGTDEDAKHTDEDSSTEDEENRLIEEREEEDEEESHREEDKEEEERGEDDEGQESEASGEEEGREQTGSSDSESEGDAMSRAKEEPENKERQAEVDDDGKELDEEEDGGGGGVCIYQPQEGEPEETDSDDSIVLPQEHRSIKVQSVSEEEEANSREEEEGTGGDGSVESSDSEEEEGEDIERLVAPRAETESKQENELKSLNKTKVVKEDPQIEESLLEQSDKQVQKAEDTDDEFDHFYD encoded by the exons ATGGCTGCACAGAAAGAGAATCGACTGTCTCCCTGGCGTGTTAATTTAACAAGAGATGCACTGGATCATTTTAaacgagggagagaagaggacctGAGGAAGAG TGAGAACCGCAGGATGCAACTGCATTGTGACGTCTTGAAGCTCCAACGGGAACAACACCT CAGGGCGATGCGTCTGCAGCGGCGGTGTCAGGAGCTGACGGAGCGTGAGGGACGGGCCCGGCGGCGCaaccagcagctgctgcaggactTCCAGAGGGCCGAGGCCACACTGGGGGAGATGGTGGCCCACACCGCCACCATGAACACCCTCAGG CTGGAGTATCAGAGGTACCTTGAGGAGAACTCCCCACGCTGGCACCAGCAGCTGAAGGACCATACCCAGCGTGCAGAAAAGAAG AGGCTGGAAGCGCTTCTGAAAGACTTActgaagagggaagaggaacATGTGACCGCATCCTTCACTAGAGAGCGCTTCTCCCCCCCCCGAG AAAACACCCATTGGCCTCAGAGAGCAACGTCTGAGCCCGAGGCGTTCTGCAGAGCACATGGCCGCCCGGATGCCTTCGTCCCCCTGACGATGCCCTCCTCATCTTGGCTCACTCAGGCTCACACGTCCCATGATGCCTTATGCTTTCCTTCACCCACCGTGTTCCCGCCACCTCGCCCATCCCCGGTTCACCACCAAACATCTCCCCAGACAGGGCCTCCGCCGCGGGGGGCCCCTCAGACCAACGGGACCCCCCCCTCGGTGTCCAGCGAGGTGGGGTCCCCTCCAGGCCTCCAGGCGCCCGGGGCTCCAGGGGCCTTGGCAGGGCCGTCAGGGTGGGGTCGGGtgctgggcgggggggccgaggctgggggaggtggggaaCCCGATGCAGAGACATGGGGAGAAAACAGAAAAGGTGGAGGCAAAAGCTCGCCCCAAGAGCTGGACATTAAACCTG tcCGTCTGTCCAGTGCCCACGGAGACAGCAGTGATGGCAGCAGGGATTCTGGAGATGGAAGGAgccaaggagagaggaggaggagaaagaaggagGGAAGACAGCCCAGCAGTTCAGACAGAAAGAGCAGCTCCCAGGA GTCTGCTGGAGCCTCGAGGTCAGACTCTGAGGTCTTCATCACCCCCACTACGACCAGAGGGCAGAGAACGAACAGAGGACCATACAGCGGCACGCCATCAGAGACAGAAAGCAGACGTGGGGGAATGTCCGTCTGCGAGCGGAGAGCGGAGAAGAAGACACAAAGTGACCCGGACCAATCGGGGAGTCACCAAGAGAAGAGCTGCAGAACCCTCAGAGTGAAATCCCAGAGCGCGGCGGGAGAATCCTCCAGTCACACGACAGAGGATGAGGATCCAACGGACCAATCAGAGGGAAGCAGGAAGGAACGCGGACAGCAGAAAGACTCTGTAAGTGTTAAAGAGAAGAGTAGACGAGATCTGACCACAGATGCGCAGAGAACTGGAGAGGAGGCAGCCGACGTccagggagaccaggggggaacCGACGAAGACGCCAAACACACCGATGAAGACTCTAGTACTGAGGATGAAGAAAACCGCCTGATCGAGGaacgggaggaagaggatgaggaggaatcacacagagaggaggataaagaggaagaggaaagaggagaggacgaTGAAGGGCAGGAGTCGGAGGCCAGTGGAGAAGAGGAAGGCCGGGAGCAGACGGGGTCCTCTGACAGTGAGAGTGAAGGTGACGCCATGTCGCGGGCCAAAGAGGAACCGGAGAATAAGGAACGTCAGGCCGAGGTAGATGATGATGGGAAGGAgctggatgaggaagaggatggaggcgggggaggagtgTGCATTTATCAGCCACAGGAAGGGGAGCCGGAGGAAACGGATTCAGATGACAGCATCGTCTTACCGCAGGAACACAG atcTATAAAGGTACAAAGTGTttctgaggaggaagaggccaacagtcgggaggaggaagaggggactGGAGGAGATGGCTCAGTGGAGAGCTCAgacagtgaggaagaggagggcgagGACATTGAACGTCTCGTCGCACCTCGAGCGGAGACGGAGAGTAAACA AGAGAATGAACTGAAATCCctcaacaaaacaaaag TGGTAAAAGAAGACCCCCAGATTGAGGAGTCTTTGTTGGAGCAGTCAGACAAACAGGTCCAGAAGGCTGAGGACACAGATGATGAGTTTGACCACTTCTATGATTGA